A region from the Panicum hallii strain FIL2 chromosome 1, PHallii_v3.1, whole genome shotgun sequence genome encodes:
- the LOC112898157 gene encoding probable voltage-gated potassium channel subunit beta: MQYKNLGRSGLRVSQLSYGAWVTFGNQLDVKEAKALLQACRDAGVNFFDNAEVYANGRAEEIMGQAIRDLGWRRSDVVISTKLFWGGQGPNDKGLSRKHIVEGLKGSLKRLDMDYVDVVYCHRPDASTPIEETVRALNWVIDQGWAFYWGTSEWSAQQITEAWAVANRLDLVGPIVEQPEYNLFSRHKVESEFLPLYSTYGIGLTTWSPLASGVLTGKYGKGNIPADSRFALDNYKNLANRSLVDETLRKVNGLKPIAAELGVSLAQLSIAWCASNPNVSSVITGATKESQIVENMKALDVIPLLTPEVIDRIEAVVQSRPKRTESYR; this comes from the exons ATGCAGTACAAGAACCTGGGCCGGTCGGGGCTGCGCGTCAGCCAGCTCTCGTACGGGGCCTGGGTCACCTTCGGCAACCAGCTGGACGTCAAGGAGGCCAAGGCGCTGCTGCAGGCGTGCCGCGACGCCGGCGTCAACTTCTTCGACAACGCCGAGGTCTACGCCAACGGCCGCGCCGAGGAGATCATGGGCCAGGCCATCCGCGACCTCGGCTGGCGCCGCTCGGACGTCGTCATCTCCACCAAGCTCTTCTGGGGCGGGCAGGGGCCCAACGACAAGGGCCTCTCACGGAAGCACATCGTCGAGGGCCTCAAGGGCTCGCTCAAGCGCCTCGACATGGACTACGTCGACGTCGTCTACTGCCACCGCCCCGACGCCTCCACGCCCATCGAGGAGACCGTGCGCGCCCTGAACTGGGTCATCGACCAGGGATGGGCCTTCTACTGGGGCACATCCGAGTGGTCCGCGCAGCAGATCACCGAGGCCTGGGCGGTCGCCAACCGCCTCGACCTCGTCGGACCCATCGTCGAGCAGCCAGAGTACAACCTCTTCTCGCGACACAAG GTTGAATCTGAGTTTTTACCTCTTTACAGCACGTATGGTATTGGTTTAACTACTTGGAGTCCTCTAGCTTCAGGAGTACTAACTGGAAAATATGGCAAAGGGAACATACCCGCTGATAGCAGGTTTGCCCTAGACAATTACAAG AACTTGGCAAACAGATCCCTGGTTGACGAGACGCTCCGGAAAGTGAATGGGCTAAAACCTATTGCCGCTGAACTTGGTGTTTCATTAGCTCAACTTTCAATTGCTTGGTGTGCATCAAACCCCAATGTCTCATCTGTGATCACAGGAGCCACTAAAGAAAGCCAG ATTGTGGAGAACATGAAGGCTCTTGATGTCATTCCTCTGCTGACTCCGGAGGTTATCGACAGGATTGAGGCGGTAGTCCAAAGCAGGCCGAAACGCACTGAGTCATACAGGTGA